The Malus domestica chromosome 10, GDT2T_hap1 genome contains a region encoding:
- the LOC108175327 gene encoding uncharacterized protein: MKTLSDDYFEFLVRVRTAKLPVRIGEHLWLEPYFPNRFARQFGFDQGVPTNNLAFGVSSRQNCSVEAMFEAQTVLLKRNTGSLFYVPCSTHQGICTYWYCKWWRTSCVTYLGISLADIYAIFNKRPLNKKTVFSVSVLRDITPGLRKEFLLSEVGFDKSPGLQAVGQSSSLSKNKNTMADQECKVISESSSPGSSLGSSHDVNFKRARYENPDGPGGVDIETVTAADNFTPEIIPGNLSTSVKVTNQPCRGKSAAYVSNEVAPSSLQEVTASIHALFGSEVSNFRQGYIIGEVENIFVKLSSCNSPTEILGCHEEVNLVLDVLVPIINILESGRTELEWFVKTVRHIFACASQISDNAKIIDQGNHIRDLLRRHDECLSTKKAFESELNKSIQELKKIEAEELPVKEAEEIARVLRQQYDSGKHAVKRRVSDLKASIERQKKLDVELRQFRADTNEGLLSDVERVEALNKSAEEGILNSIASLLHFCSKPE, from the coding sequence ATGAAGACCTTATCTGatgattattttgaatttttggtccGTGTTCGCACTGCAAAGCTTCCTGTCAGAATTGGTGAACACCTTTGGCTAGAACCATATTTTCCTAACAGATTTGCTCGTCAATTTGGCTTTGATCAAGGAGTTCCAACGAACAATTTAGCATTTGGTGTTTCTAGTAGACAAAATTGCAGTGTTGAGGCTATGTTCGAAGCGCAGACGGTGCTTCTTAAAAGGAACACCGGATCTCTTTTTTATGTTCCATGTTCAACACATCAAGGGATCTGTACCTATTGGTATTGCAAGTGGTGGAGGACTTCTTGTGTAACATATCTTGGGATTTCTTTGGCTGATATTTATGCTATCTTCAATAAGCGTCCTCTTAATAAAAAGACAGTTTTTAGTGTGTCAGTTCTGAGAGACATAACTCCCGGTTTGAGAAAAGAGTTTTTGCTTTCTGAGGTGGGATTTGATAAGTCTCCTGGCTTGCAAGCAGTTGGTCAGAGTTCTAGCCTTTCTAAAAATAAGAATACAATGGCTGACCAGGAATGCAAGGTTATCTCGGAGTCTTCTTCACCAGGATCTTCTTTAGGGAGTAGCCATGATGTGAATTTTAAGCGTGCTCGTTATGAGAATCCTGATGGTCCTGGTGGTGTGGATATTGAAACTGTAACTGCTGCAGATAATTTTACTCCAGAAATTATCCCTGGAAACTTAAGTACATCTGTGAAGGTAACGAACCAGCCTTGTAGGGGAAAGTCAGCTGCCTATGTGTCAAATGAAGTTGCACCATCATCCTTGCAAGAAGTGACGGCATCCATCCATGCTTTGTTCGGCTCGGAGGTGAGCAATTTTAGGCAAGGATATATTATTGGTGAAGTAGAGAATATTTTTGTCAAGCTTTCCTCTTGCAACTCACCTACAGAAATTCTTGGCTGCCATGAGGAAGTGAATTTGGTGCTTGATGTTTTGGTTCCCATCATTAACATTTTGGAATCTGGTCGAACAGAGCTTGAGTGGTTTGTCAAAACCGTTCGCCATATTTTTGCATGTGCTTCACAAATTTCTGATAATGCCAAGATTATTGATCAAGGTAATCATATTCGCGATTTGCTTCGTCGTCATGATGAGTGTTTGTCAACTAAGAAGGCCTTCGAGTCCGAGTTAAACAAATCCATTCAGGAACTTAAGAAAATTGAAGCTGAGGAACTGCCTGTTAAAGAAGCAGAGGAGATCGCTCGTGTTCTTCGCCAGCAATATGATTCTGGAAAACATGCTGTCAAACGTCGAGTGAGTGATCTTAAAGCTTCTATTGAGCGACAAAAGAAATTGGATGTGGAGCTTCGTCAGTTTCGAGCTGATACGAATGAAGGGCTTCTCTCGGATGTTGAGCGTGTTGAGGCTTTGAACAAA